The following are encoded in a window of Castanea sativa cultivar Marrone di Chiusa Pesio chromosome 5, ASM4071231v1 genomic DNA:
- the LOC142636024 gene encoding putative galacturonosyltransferase 4: MVVRNLVLVLLFVTVVAPIVLYTDRLGTFKTSSSSRDEFVEDVTTVTLNGHNERLNVLPQESATTVKEPVRIVFSDTSTKSLPNPDDLDLQDTHIAVSGQVESRSTRVLSTTDEEEQDQRTNLIREVTDSLEEENDSNEHDTDTTTHKDIGEDTIDADDQADQSSDNASQNTQNMEIKHEQQSTKHEQQTTQTSSKVRKKERIKPDTSIQNDQTPMPDARVRQLKDQIIRAKVYLSLPATRNNPHFTRELRGRMKEVQRVLGDVRKDSELPRNAYDKLKAMEQTLAKGKQLQDDCASVVKKLRAMLHSTEEQLRVHKKQTIFLTQLTAKTIPKGLHCLPLRLTTEYYTLNSSQHDFPNQEKLEDPQLYHYALFSDNVLAAAVVVNSTITYAKDPSKHVFHIVTDRLNYAAMRMWFLANPPGKASIQVQNIEEFTWLNASYSPVLKQLGSQSMIDYYFRAHRANSDSNLKYRNPKYLSILNHLRFYLPEIFPKLNKVLFLDDDIVVKKDLTALWSLDMKGNVNGAVETCGESFHRFDRYLNFSNPLISKNFDPHACGWAYGMNIFDLDQWKRQNITGVYHRWQKLNQDRQLWKLGTLPPGLITFWKRTYSLHRSWHVLGLGYNPNVNQKEIERAAVIHYNGNMKPWLEISIPKYRNYWTRYVDYDHLYLRECNINP, from the exons atggTGGTGAGGAATTTGGTGTTGGTTTTGCTGTTTGTGACGGTGGTTGCTCCGATTGTTCTGTACACCGACCGCCTCGGCACTTTCAAGACCTCTTCTTctt CTAGAGACGAATTTGTTGAAGATGTTACAACCGTT ACTTTGAATGGCCATAACGAGCGTCTAAATGTGCTGCCCCAG GAATCGGCAACCACCGTTAAAGAACCGGTTAGAATTGTTTTTTCAGATACCTCAACCAAATCTCTTCCAAATCCAGATGATTTAGACCTACAAGACACCCACATTGCAGTTTCAGGTCAAG TAGAATCAAGGTCTACCAGAGTATTATCTACGACGGATGAGGAAGAACAAGATCAAAGAACTAACCTCATCAGGGAGGTCACAGATTCACTCGAGGAAGAAAATGACTCAAATGAGCATGATACTGACACAACCACTCACAAAGACATTGGGGAAGATACAATTGATGCAGATGACCAGGCTGACCAGTCATCTGATAATGCCTCTCAAAATACTCAAAATATg GAAATAAAGCATGAGCAACAATCCACTAAGCATGAGCAACAAACCACTCAAACTTCAAGTAAGGTTAGAAAGAAGGAACGCATAAAACCTGACACTAGCATACAGAATGACCAAACACCTATGCCAGATGCTCGGGTGCGGCAACTCAAAGATCAGATCATCAGGGCAAAGGTTTATCTATCCCTCCCAGCCACAAGAAACAATCCTCACTTTACAAGGGAGCTTCGGGGTCGGATGAAGGAAGTTCAGCGAGTACTTGGGGATGTGAGAAAAGATTCTGAATTGCCAAGGAA TGCCTACGACAAATTGAAGGCAATGGAGCAAACATTGGCCAAAGGAAAGCAGCTTCAAGATGACTGTGCTTCTGTGGTGAAGAAGCTGAGGGCTATGCTCCACTCAACCGAAGAGCAGCTCCGAGTGCACAAAAAGCAGACTATATTCTTGACTCAATTGACAGCAAAAACGATCCCTAAAGGTCTGCATTGTCTTCCATTGCGCCTTACAACTGAGTATTATACCTTGAATTCTTCTCAACATGACTTTCCAAATCAAGAGAAGTTAGAAGACCCTCAGTTGTACCATTATGCATTATTCTCTGATAACGTATTAGCAGCAGCAGTTGTTGTGAACTCAACTATAACATATGCTAAG GACCCTTCAAAGCATGTTTTCCACATTGTTACTGATAGGCTAAATTATGCTGCAATGAGGATGTGGTTTTTGGCAAATCCACCAGGCAAAGCTTCTATCCAGGTTCAGAACATTGAAGAATTTACATGGCTAAATGCAAGTTATAGTCCAGTTCTCAAGCAGTTGGGTTCGCAGTCCATGATAGACTATTACTTCAGAGCTCATCGAGCCAATTctgattcaaatttgaagtaCCGGAACCCAAAATACTTATCTATCCTCAATCATCTTCGATTTTATTTGCCAGAGATCTTCCCAAAGCTCAATAAAGTGTTGTTCTTGGATGATGATATTGTTGTAAAGAAGGATCTCACTGCCCTTTGGTCCCTGGATATGAAGGGGAATGTTAATGGTGCTGTTGAGACTTGTGGAGAGAGCTTTCATCGTTTTGATCGGTATCTGAACTTCTCAAATCCTCTCATCTCAAAGAATTTTGACCCTCATGCATGTGGATGGGCCTATGGGATGAATATCTTTGATTTGGATCAATGGAAGAGGCAAAACATCACAGGAGTGTACCACAGATGGCAAAAGCTG AATCAGGACAGACAGTTGTGGAAGTTGGGAACTCTGCCACCTGGTCTCATAACTTTTTGGAAGCGCACTTATTCACTTCATCGATCCTGGCATGTGTTAGGCCTTGGTTATAACCCTAATGtaaatcaaaaggaaattgAAAGAGCAGCTGTCATACACTATAATGGCAACATGAAACCATGGCTTGAGATAAGCATACCCAAGTATCGAAACTATTGGACAAGATATGTTGACTATGATCATCTATATTTGCGGGAGTGCAACATTAATCCATGA
- the LOC142636960 gene encoding putative disease resistance protein At1g50180: MAEAIVSFVTGKLSDLLIEEVVSLYEVHGQVDSIDRELTRIQCFLKDADVKQKGDERVKNWVRDIRDVAYDAEDVIDIFISKLRSRPKKPGFIGFIKRSRFFFSDLEARHKLAKEIQSIKIRIHEISTSRVTYGIENIGGERGSYACDRLIERRRSSPHIDDHDIIGFNEDIKMLVMRLLDQKTPRRSVISIVGMGGLGKTTLAKKVYNCNDVKRHFDVCAWVYVSQEYSGRELLNEIGKKVLMIEKGILASMNRDDLEEKLSRVLSKKRYVIVMDDIWNIEAWDDLKAIFPDVMNGSRVLFTTRNRDVAIHGDPRSPIHELRFLNDAESWKLFTKKAFLEEGDSIACPPELEGLGKQIVAKCGGLPLAVVILGGLLSRKEKAPGVWLRVLRSVDWQLTHDPKQLMEILALSYNDLPYYLKPCFLYFGLFPEDSEIQVGKLILLWIAEGFVRQRGQESMEDVAEDFLEELVDRSMIQVAAKRHNGKIKTCRIHDLLRDLALSEAKECKFLQILENINFCPSMTSTRRIAVHTTLETYMHFRQSNSHLRSMLCFSRYDEFHRRDQWTSLFRSHKLLRVVDLEGVTAHVLPKEMRELIHLRYLGLKNTKLQRIPFSIDNLRNLQTLDIRGTKISRVPNEIWKMQSIRHLYLHKTAITGNPPAYVSSMNLATLSTVSIYGNIWIPNFFGKLTSLRKLGIHGCFGSQAEALSKSLLKLINLENFSLIGTDPILEPTLRLILSLFNIHKLYLSGPIEKLPEPQHIQPNLSKLSLKMSQLVHDPFTTLERLPNLRMLKLLSNSFSGRKMVCSSDGFPRLYILELQDLDNLEEWRVEEGALPSLRRLIISGCEELKMLPEGLQYVTSLKELVVEDMPETFVDRIEQDNGDDWNKIQHIPSIVRM, translated from the coding sequence atggCAGAAGCTATTGTTTCATTTGTTACAGGAAAGCTTTCTGATTTGCTCATTGAAGAAGTAGTGTCACTGTATGAAGTCCATGGACAAGTTGACTCAATAGACAGGGAGTTGACACGAATACAGTGCTTCCTAAAAGATGCAGATGTGAAGCAAAAGGGAGATGAAAGAGTGAAGAATTGGGTCAGAGACATAAGAGATGTTGCTTATGATGCTGAAGATGTCATCGACATCTTCATCAGCAAGTTAAGAAGCAGACCCAAAAAACCAGGATTCATTGGGTTCATCAAGAGGTCTAGATTCTTTTTCAGTGATTTGGAAGCTAGGCATAAACTTGCCAAGGAGATTCAGAGTATCAAGATAAGAATCCATGAGATATCCACCAGTAGAGTAACATATGGGATTGAAAATATAGGTGGAGAGAGGGGTAGTTATGCATGTGATAGATTGATTGAGCGGAGGCGATCCTCTCCTCATATTGATGATCATGATATCATTGGCTTCAATGAAGACATCAAGATGTTGGTGATGAGGTTACTTGATCAAAAAACACCAAGGCGAAGTGTTATTTCAATTGTTGGGATGGGAGGCTTGGGCAAAACAACTCTAGCTAAGAAAGTGTATAATTGTAATGATGTTAAGAGACACTTTGATGTTTGTGCTTGGGTTTATGTTTCTCAAGAGTACAGTGGGAGGGAGCTTCTTAATGAGATTGGTAAAAAAGTTCTGATGATCGAGAAAGGCATATTGGCCTCGATGAATAGAGACGATCTAGAGGAGAAACTATCCAGAGTGTTGAGCAAGAAGAGGTACGTGATTGTCATGGATGATATATGGAATATTGAGGCCTGGGATGACTTAAAAGCCATCTTTCCAGATGTAATGAATGGCAGCAGAGTTCTATTTACAACTCGCAACAGGGATGTAGCTATTCACGGCGATCCAAGGAGCCCTATCCATGAATTACGTTTTCTAAACGATGCAGAGAGTTGGAAGCTATTCACAAAGAAGGCCTTTTTAGAAGAAGGTGATTCTATTGCTTGTCCCCCCGAGTTGGAGGGATTGGGAAAACAGATTGTAGCCAAATGCGGAGGCTTGCCACTGGCTGTTGTTATTCTTGGAGGGCTTCTCTCTAGAAAAGAGAAGGCCCCTGGTGTTTGGTTGAGGGTGTTGCGAAGTGTAGACTGGCAGCTGACTCATGATCCAAAGCAACTGATGGAAATATTGGCTCTCAGTTATAATGACTTGCCATATTATTTGAAGCCATGCTTCCTTTATTTTGGACTTTTCCCTGAAGATTCTGAAATCCAAGTGGGAAAACTAATCCTGTTGTGGATAGCTGAAGGATTTGTTCGACAAAGGGGTCAAGAATCTATGGAAGATGTTGCTGAAGATTTCTTGGAGGAGTTGGTTGATAGAAGCATGATTCAAGTGGCTGCAAAGAGGCACAATGGGAAAATCAAGACTTGCCGCATCCATGATCTTTTACGAGATCTTGCATTGTCTGAGGCAAAAGAATGTAAGTTTCTTCAAATCCTTGAGAACATTAATTTTTGCCCCTCTATGACTTCAACACGTCGAATTGCAGTCCATACAACTCTTGAGACGTACATGCATTTTAGGCAGTCCAATTCTCACCTTCGTTCAATGTTGTGCTTCTCAAGATATGACGAATTTCATAGGAGAGACCAGTGGACATCTCTATTTCGAAGCCACAAGTTGCTTCGGGTGGTAGATCTAGAGGGTGTGACTGCCCATGTATTACCGAAAGAGATGAGAGAACTCATTCATTTGCGATACTTGGGATTGAAGAATACTAAATTGCAAAGAATACCGTTCTCCATTGATAACTTGAGGAACCTGCAAACACTAGATATAAGGGGTACAAAGATCAGCAGAGTTCCAAATGAAATTTGGAAGATGCAGAGTATAAGGCACTTGTATTTGCATAAGACTGCTATAACAGGTAATCCACCAGCTTATGTCTCTTCAATGAACCTTGCAACCTTATCAACTGTATCTATTTATGGTAATATATGGATTCCTAATTTCTTTGGGAAGTTGACAAGTCTTAGAAAACTCGGAATCCATGGTTGTTTTGGTTCACAAGCTGAGGCATTGTCCAAGTCTCTTCTCAAATTAatcaatcttgaaaattttagtttaattggcACTGATCCAATTTTGGAGCCCACTTTGAGGTTGATTTTGAGTCTTTTCAATATTCATAAGCTGTATCTTTCTGGACCTATAGAGAAGCTTCCTGAACCACAACATATTCAGCCTAATCTTAGCAAACTGTCACTGAAAATGTCGCAACTTGTGCATGACCCATTCACGACATTGGAGAGACTACCTAATCTTAGGATGCTCAAATTGTTATCCAATTCCTTTTCTGGAAGGAAAATGGTTTGCTCTTCTGATGGATTTCCTAGGCTCTATATCTTGGAACTCCAGGACTTGGATAATTTAGAAGAATGGCGAGTGGAGGAAGGAGCGCTGCCAAGCCTTAGACGCTTAATTATCAGTGGTTGCGAAGAACTGAAGATGCTTCCTGAAGGATTACAGTATGTGACTAGTCTAAAAGAATTGGTCGTGGAGGATATGCCTGAAACATTTGTAGATAGGATTGAACAAGACAATGGAGATGATTGGAATAAAATCCAACACATCCCATCTATTGTTAGAATGTAG